The DNA sequence CATCCACCAGGACGACGCCCTCGTAGTCGCCCAGCACCGTGCGCGCCGTCGCCCCGGAGCGGCTGGGGTAGATGCGATGGAAGACGGTGTCGGGCGAGGCCACCGTCCACGCGTACCACTTGGTGCCCGGGCCCTTGTCCAGCAGGTACCAGTGCGTCTCGTCCGCGTGGATGAGGGGCGAGGTGAAGACCTCGGCCAGCAGCGCCTCGTAGGACTTCTGCAGGTGCCGGGCGAGCGCCTCGAGCTGGTCCCACAGCGTCTGCGCCTCCACTACCAGGCCCTCGCGCCCGTAGAGCCTCTCCTGACGAGCCAGCGGCAGGTGGAAGCCGTACTTCATGAGGGCCACGTGGACGGCGAAGTCTACCGAGTAGCGGCCGCCCGGAATCAGGCGCGGGGGGGCCGGTGCCGTCACGGGTGCGCAGCCCTGGCCGCAGCGGTACTTCTGCCGCTTCACCCGCCGCAGCAGGAAGCTTCTCTCGACGACAGTGATTTCCTCGCAGTCCTCGCTCTGGCCTTCCCAGGCATGCAGGCCGCCGCCACACAGGCCGCACACCCGGTCTGCCTCCTCCAGCGGCAGCAGCACCTCTTGCACCTTCAGCTCGGGCTGAGCCTTGGGGCCGTGGCCTCGCTGCGGCTTGGCACGCGGAGGCTTCGGCGGCCTGGCCCCCCGCTTCTCGCTGGAGGCGCCGAAGAGCCGCTGCTGCATGAGCGCCAGCTGCTCCTTGAGCTGCGTCAGCTCCAGCTGCAGGTGTGCCTGGGCGTCCTCGCCCTTGAGCCGGGCCACTTCCGCGACGAGCGCCTCGAGGCGCTGGTGCAGCCGGGCATTCTCCGCCTCCAGCAGCGCCGCCACCTGCTTGGCCGTCTCCAAGTCTCGCAGCTGCTCCACTCGCACCATGACTACCTGACAGGTGCTACAAGCCACTGCCTACCGCAAGGACTTTCTCGTCCACCGCCGGAGGCGACAGCTTCCACCGCCCCGCCAGCTCGCAGCCTTCCAGGAAGAGCGACAGCTCGCTCACCGTCAGCTCCACTGCCTGCGCCCCCTCGTCGCACCAGGGCCGGGCGAAGCGTCCCCGGAAGAGTCTCTTGGTGAGCAGCACCAGGCCTGTGCCGTCGAAGTGCAGCACCTTGGCCCGACGCCGGCACCGGCCCACGAAAAGGAACACGTCGCCCTTGAGCAACTGCCTTTCCAACTGCTGCTCAATGAGGGCGCTCAATCCATCGAAGCCCTTGCGCATGTCCACCGGGGCTGCGTACGCGAAGACGCGTACCGAACGCGTGAGCGTCAGCACCCCAGCTTCCCCAACAGCTGCACGGCGGCCTCCTCGCTGAGGCCCTCGACTCGCCAGCCTCCCGGTGACACCAGCGCCACCTGCTGCACTCCGGCCACCTCGGCTCGGGCGGGGCGCTCGCCCACGCGCACCGGCACCAGCGCCGCCCTCTTCTCCGCGGGCTTTGCACGGCGATGTCCCGCGGGACGGCCCTTGCGCCACTCGTAGAGCGTCGGCCCGGACACCCCCAGCTTCTGCGCCGCGTCCGTCACCGTCCCTCCCGCCGCCACGGTGTGCTCGGCGTAGCGCACCGCGAAGACGCGCAGCGCCTCAGGGAACGGCAACGAGCCACTGCGCCGCCCAGCCTTCAGCCGCTGCGCCTCCTGACGGAACTGCTCCAATTCCTTCTCCAACTCCACGGACCACCTCCTGGTGTGTGGCCGCAGGTGGTCTCACAAGAAGGAGAACCCGTCACGACGGGGCACGGCGAGGTCTTACGATACCTTTGAAGTCAAGCACGAGACTGCCCTTGTGCAGGTCATCGCGCTGCAGGAGCGCGCTGCTCCGTAAGCCTCCAGAAAACCCTTGGCCAAGAAAGCGGCTGTGCAGTTATTTCTCCGCCCGAAGCGCCCACTGCAAAGAGGTTCAGGAGACACCCCACCGGTTCTTGTGCGACAGTCCACGCCCTTGCTCGTCGGTCATATCCTCGCCGCCGCCCAGCCGAGCGCAGAGTCCATCCTCTTCTGTGTGGTCGCTGGCGTTGTGCTGATCGCCCTCACCATCGCCTGGGCGGTACGTGTGGCGCTGCGCGCCCCAAGGAAGCCTCTAACCACTGCGGCAACCGACGCCGGAGGAGCAGGCGAAGACGTGTGTGGGGAGAATCCCTCCAGGCAGGCACGCCAGGGCTGTTTTTGGGGGACGGGAGGTCCACCTCTGTCCAGCGTAGCCGCTGCTGCCATGCGTAACAGGGCCTCCATCTCTCCTATACTTATACTTTGATCCCTCCGGAGCACTGGGTTCCGGGTCGCATGAACGCCCCTCCACCGGCCCAGAGTTCCCCCCGTGGGGCACCCGTCAGCGTCCCTTGTCGCCCCCCTCTCCAGCCCACACCTCATTAGGCCTTCCATTAGCCCTATGCGTTCCAACAAGTTCCTACCCTTGAGGACGTCATGGCATCTCATCCCATCTATGCTCTACCCCCCCCAGGTTGAGTATAGTGCAAGGAGCAGGGCATCTTCGGGAGATCCTCATGCGACGTCCTTACCACCTAGTGGCCTTGCTTCTGGCCGCCACCACAGCGTCAGGCGACCCTCCCGAACCCGATGGGCTCTGCGACCCCTCTCTCAAAGTCGACCCACGCAGCGAGTACGGCTACACACAGAGGGGCGACCGGTGCGAAGGTCTTTATATCCAATCTGTCTCAGGGGCCGGCTTGGCCTTGCTGTCGCTGACCACGAGCATCGCGGACTACAGCGATTCCGAGAATGAGTCCCTGTTCATTCAGTGGCCTCGACTCTCGGCTGAGAAGCTAAAGCTCGACGGGGAGCTTCACATCCGGGTGTCCCGGCTTCACAAAGGCCAGTACTACCGGATGGACACCCGGAGCCCCTTTGCTGCGTCCGAGTACAGTTGGAACGCAGAACTGGTCCGAGCCCTAGTACCCCCTCGGGATCTTGGAATTCTCGCGCACAGCCGAAGCCCGCTGATAAGCGAGGAGGATGTCTATGTCCCCACGCTCTTGGCTCATTCAAAGGCGGACATTGTTCCGATAGAGCGATACAGGCTCGGCTTCTTTCCAGGAACAATCTTGGCGGAGGTCCTAGTGACGATCGCGCCCGTCGATGCCGTCGGCAAGATCGGCCCCCCCATCAAAGACATGGCGAAGCTCCCCTTTGCTCCCGTGCCGCCCTCTCTCCCACAGTTCCTGGAGCTTCCCACTGATTGGTTCTCCGAGACAGGGATCTACTGGGTTTGGATCTCCGCGAAGACCCGGGACAATAGCCCGCTCACGACCGACTTTTACCTCGTCCATGCGAAAGCCAAGCAAGCCCCCTCACAGAAAAGGTGAAGCCGCCAATCCTCCCACGGCTACGCCTGGAGCGCTAGGCATCGTACAGGTGCCAGCGCCCAGTCTGCCCGAGGCGCCTGCAGCACTAGATCCGATGCATCTCGTGTCTACTGCAGTGCCGCACGTTGCCGTAGAGGAGTGGGAGCAGAAGTTGAAAGCTGAGGCGCACGCCCTCATCCAACAGGAACTCACCCAGGAACCTGGAGTCAGCAAGCCCCGGACTCTGTCTGAGTTGCAGCTGCTCCTCGATGTGGCAGAACGGATTGCTCCCAATCGCAAGAAGTTCATCTATCATCCCATGGTCCTCCTCGTCGTCGTGGCAGTGCTCGTATTAGTGGGGATGACCTGCATTCGGATACAAACCACCGAGATCGAGCTATCTGCCACAATGTCAGGCTTCGACGCGACCCTTGGCAGGAAGTATCAACTGCTCAGGAACAACATTGAGGCTGCCTCTCTGACCGTGACAGGCGCCAGCAAGCTTCGACTTCCTGACGATGCAGGCCGTCCTTTGTCCCTCAAGCCTCAGGGAGAGTCAGGCTTGACGCTGATGGTGAACCCTGAACCTGAGGCCACCATGCCATCGACGACCATCAAGTTGCGCCCCTTCTTCCTACCTGCTAATGCGCGATTTGGACTCAGCGTCGCCTCCGCTCGCGACTTAGCCATCGACATCAAGCATCCCGAGGTGCTGCTGCAAGCGGACTTTGTCGGCCCAGTTCGCTTGGATGCGCTTGGCTTCGACTCCCGCTCTGTTCTTCTGAACGCTGCTGCAGGCCTCTCAGCCTGGAGCGGAGACGATTCACGCATTGACATCCAGGCTGCCCAGACACTGGACTGCATCATGTGTCTCCCCGTTCCGATCTCTCATCTCGCGTTCGACTCGACCGACGAGGGCTTTGATGGGAAAGAACGGATCGTGACGCCGTTCTCGCGGATCATCTCAGGAACGTTGGTGCTCAGAGACCTGGGGAACAAGGAGGTTCCTTTGCGCTTGGGGACGCCCGTCGTCTTGGGAATCCAGGACGGGGAACTGGGCCCTGCCTCCATCGATAGCGAGGGCAGGATCTCGATCGTCTTTCACGGCAACATTGATCGCCTGAAGATCGGTTCGGGCAACAATACTAAGAATCTCATGCCTAGCTATCTTGAGTGGGTCGCCGCCAATCAGAAGCTGGCGCTGATCTGGGGAGCCCTGGCATTCATCGTCGCGCTGACCATCTCTGTGTGGAACTGGTTCCGAGGGTAGTCATGAGAGCGGCTTCATTCACTGCCTTCGCGCTCGCGCTCCTTCTCGGAGGCCCCAAGGTGGCTCATGCACAGCCGAGCCCCTCGAACGCTACCCAGATCAGGACTCAAGATGAGTCCATGCGCATGGTCGTCATGATCAACGGCGCATCGAGGGGGAAGGTGCAGTTCGGCGCAGGGCTGATCATCGGAAACGTGGGCAAGGTGGTCTACGTCCTGACGGCCAATCATGTCCTTCGCAACGACCGCGGGAAGATGTTCGATAAGCTCAAGGTCCGGCTCTGGGCGCCCTGGAGCAAGCCTCAGTGGGTGGAGGCCGGGAGTCTCAAACCTCTCGCCTATGATAAGGAACTCGATCTCAGCGTCGCGGTGTTCGAACTCCCTGAGTCTCTTGGAAACTATCTGAGCCAGGTTTCTCTTCGCTGCCTGACGGACTCCGGGAATTTTTCCGAGAGGATGCCCGTCTCTTTTATTGGGCAAGGGGGCGGAATTCCCTGGTTCAGCTCCACGAGCGGCAACGCGCTTGTCAGGCCATCCTCCTCAGGCGAGAGGATCTTGTTCGAATCCAGCAATGTCGAGCCCGGCGCCTCAGGAGGAGGGCTGTTCACCCCGCAGTGGGAACTGATGGGTTTGGTTCAGGCGGTTTCTCCCAAGGAGGGCCAGGCTTTCCCTATCGACAAGGCGCTCGAGTGGGCAGCGGCACGTGGGTACCCTGTCTCCCTGAGGCGGCATGTTGCCATCTATGACTTCTCAGCGGACCCAGCATTTATCCCTGCTGATAGCACCACCACGCTCTCCTGGAAGGCCTCGTACGGAACAGCCTGCAGAATCGAGCCCAGAGTCGGAGTGGTCCCTGCCGTTGGCTCTGTGAAGATCGACTGGCTCACGGAGACCACCCGCTTCAGCCTTGTCTGCTCGTCCCCAAACGACCCTTTGCACATCGTTAAGGAGGTTCTGGTCGCGTTGCCCAGATCCCCACGCATCATCTCGTTCGTGTCTCAGAATGAGTTCGAGGCATACGATGATTCTCCCTCCAGTGTCAAAGCGAAGCGGAAGGCTGACGGAAATGTCACCTTGACGTGGGAGACAGAGGACGCCAGGAGATGCACTCTTGACGGGGAAGATGTACCCACACAGGGCCTGCGAATCGTCAAGCCTGTCACCGCTCGGAGCTACACCCTGGTCTGTTACAATGAGGGACTAGTAGACATGCGCGCGACGGTAGCGGAAGCAATCAATCCCCCTGTGGCCATTCAGTATTTTGGCGCCAAACCTGTGGAGGATAACGGCAGTAAGTTCTTGAACCTTTACTGGAACGTGGTCAACGGCACGGAATGCCGTCTGGTCGGAGGGGACCTCAATCGTGATGTCAGACCGAGAGACACGCTGAATGTCGCTCCTCCCAGGAGTTCCACGATCTATTACTTGAGATGTCAAGGTATTGGCGGTCCCGTCAGCCAATACATAACAGTGGATGCTCAATAACCCTCAACCACCGCACCACTTGCAACTCTTGCTCACGGCTGGTGTGCAGCCGAGCGTGAATCAAAGGGAGAGGCGGCAGATGTACTCTCCATTCAGCTCGCTCTGAGCAAGTACTACTGCCATAACCGTATGGTTTCCCTCGGAGAACGGCGTGCCAGCAGAGCCTCTGAGACGGGGCTTTCCCAAAGGGAAGCAGAAGTTTATGACACAGTAGTACTAGCGCGAACGTCCCGCCCAGCAACCCGGCCCCATCCAACCATCATCGGAGTGAGCAGTACCGCGCACAAACTCGCATTGGAGCGCGAGGATGAGCGACTGCAGATCGTCGTAACAGGGTGCTGAGATGACAGCGACACGAGACTGTCTCGGGATCAGGGTCTTCGCGCCTGCGCTCTTAGGAAACGACGGCCGTGCGCTCGCTATCGTCCATGGAATGGAACGGGCGTTCCCCGGCTTGCACCTGGGATGGAAGGTGTCCGAGGAGGGACGTCCCGTCGCGCTGCCTCGACGCGACGCATGGATCTCGGAAGTGACACCCGACGGAGGATTCCGCCTCGTATGCAACGGTGACGAGAGCTACCCCGTAACGATTAGCGCGTGGGAAAGACGCGCGGGGCCCGAGCCGCATGCGCAGCCCCTGCTTCAAGTCAGCGCGGAGCTACCGCTGGACGCGGCGACCATCGCAGTGGCGGTGGATATGCTGGAGGAAGTGGCGGAGGGTGCCCGAGCGCTGTGGGGCCATGCAACGCCAGACCGTGCGGTGGGGGAGATCGCGCAGCAGTCGATCCGTCCATTACAGGGCCCGCCCCGCCCGCCACGAGGGCTGCCAGTGCTCGCGCTCTCAGAGCGACTCCGTGCGCCCGAGATTCCGCATTGCCTTGGGTGGCTGAACTACTGGTCCGCCGCCACCGCACGGTGGCTGAACTTTCCAGATCCTGCGCGCGACGCGGAGTTGCTCTCACGTTCTCGGCGCACCGCCACGGGAGGGTGGCTCGTCCGACTCACGGACGAGCCCCTCGACCTCGACACCCCTGTCCACCTGGACGCCCTCCTGCGCGCATACGAACGCTTTCCAGAGATTGGCGGCCGAGGCACAGGAGCCTCCGGCGTATGACCGAACTCGAATCCTTCCGTCTGGGCGTGGCCGTCCTACGGCCGCTCGGGCACTTCGCAGCCGTCAGGCCCGCAGATGCCGGCGTCCGACTGGCCGGCGACGGAGACGAGCTTCTGCGGGTTCTTCTCACGCCACGCGGTCTCGAGCGCCTCCAGCAGCACCTCGACCGGCTGCGCGCCTGACACGCCGTACTTGCGGTCGATGACGACGAACGGCACCCCACCCGACCCCAACGAGCGGGCTTCGCGCCCGTCAGCGATCACCTTGCCGGCATAGCGCCTCGAGGTCATCGCCTCGCGCGCCGCCGTGGCGTCCAGGCCCAGCTGCGTCGCGAGCGGTGCGAGCGAGTCCACGTCGAAGATGGAGCGCGCCTCGGCGAAGTAGGTCTTGTAGAGCAGGCGCCACACCTCCTTGCCCTTACCGAGCTCCGTGGCCCAGGCGGCGAACTCATGGGCCAGCGAGGTGTTGCCGACGCGATTCTTCAGGACATTGTAAGGCGTCAGGCCGTCGGCCTGGGCCATCTGCTCGATGCGCCGGGTCATATCGACGACCTGCGTGTCCGACAGCCCCAGCTTGCTCTTCAACATGTCTCGCACCCGCTCCGTGACGCCGACGCGGGCGCTCTCGTCGAGCTGGAACGAGCGGTGGACGAGCTCCACCTCCCCCTCGTGGCCGAAGCGGGCGAGTGCCTGCTCCAAGCGGTGATACCCCAGCCCGCACCAGGGGCAGACGATGTCAGTCCAGATTTCGACGCGCATGGACAATCTCCTCAAGGAGCCCGGGCTGCTGGGGCGTCCGCGAGGGTGAAGCCTACCGTGTTGCCGCCCGCCGTGCTCGTCGCGAAGACGGTTCCGCCGTGCATCTTGGCAACCGCTCTCACGATCGACAGGCCCAGGCCGTGGTTGTCGCGGCTGTTCCGGCGCGCGCCGTCGACCCGGTAGAACCGATCGAACAGCCGCTCCAGGTGCTGCTCCGGAATCGGAGTTCCCGGGTTCGTGACGGCGATGCGCACCTTGGACTCCTGCTGTGCGATGGCCACGACGATCTCGGCGCCACGCTCGGAGTGCTCGATGGCGTTGAGGAGCAGGTTGCTGGCGGCCCGCCTGAACAGGGAGCGCTCGAACGGCGCGTGGGCATCACCCTCCACCCGCACCGAGACGCCCGCCTCATCGAGGAGCACCTCGAGGAACTCGACGGTCTTCGAGACCTCCTCCGCGGCAGACGTTTGGACCCGATGGAGCGCGGTCTCTCCCTGATCCGCGCGAGCGAGAAAGAGCATGTCGTTGACGATCGCCCGCAGGCGGTCGAGCTCCTCGAGGTTCGACTGGAGGGTCTCCTCGAGCTGCGGCGCGGTCCGCTCCTTCGCCAACGCGACCTGCGTCTGGCCGATGAGGTTCGCCAGCGGCGTGCGGAGCTCGTGCGCCACGTCGGCATTGAACCCCTCGAGCTGGGCGTATGCCCGCTGCACCCGGTCGAGCGCACCGTTGAACGAAGAGACCAGGTCGGCGAGTTCAGGCGGCAGGGGCGAGAGCCGCAGCCGCTGAGACAGGTCGCGCGGGCTGAGGGACTGGGCCTCCTGGGACAGGCTGCTCAGCGGCGCGAGCCCGACCTTGGCGATGCGGTGGCCGAGGAGCGCCACGAGCGCGACCCCGGCGAGGGAGAGCGCGACGAGCGCCCCAGCGAAGGCGTTCAGCGTGTCGAGGAAGCGCGTCGAATCGACCGCCGTGACGACCTGGACCGCGGGACGTTCCCCATTCGAAGCAAAGGACCGCGAGGACGCCTTCATCGAGCGGCCCTCCAGGTCGATGACAAAGGGCCCGCCGGTGTGGGTGCTCAACCGCTCGCGGAGCATCGTCGGCGCATCGCCGTACTCGAAGCGCGGGTTGGGGCTCATGACCCAGAACCGCACGCTGCCGTCGAGCGGCGTGAGCGCATCGAGCTTCGAGCGCAGCGACTGCCACTTCTCGGCGCTGTCGTTCCGGGCGACCATCATGCCCACGTACTCGAGGCGGGTGTTCACCTCGCTGAGCTGGTGGCGATCGAGCTCCCGCTGAAGCACGTGCCGCAGGGCAAAGCCCACCAGCGAGAAGACCCCCAGTGCGGCCACCGCGAACATCACGGCCAGCCGGGTGGCGATCGCGGCCTTCATGGCGCCTCCTTGTCGCCGCGCACCTCGAGCACGTATCCCATGCCGCGGATGGTGTGGAGGAGCTTGCGCTCATGGGGCCCGTCGATCTTCGCCCTCAGGCGCTTGATGGCGACCTCGACGACGTTCGTGTTGCTGTCGAAGTTCATGTCCCAGACCTGCTCGGCGATGACGGTCTTCGACAGGATCTGCCCTTCGCGCCGGGCGAGCAAGGCGAGCAGGGCAAACTCCTTCGCGGTCAGCTCGAGCCGGCTCCCAGCGCGGTACGCCTTCCGGCTGAGCAGGTCGATCTCCAGGTCCCCCACCCTGAGCTGGGTCGACTCCTGCGCGCGGCCGCGCCGGGTCACCGCCTGCAAGCGCGCGACGAGCTCGAGGAAGGAGAACGGCTTGACGAGGTAATCGTCCGCGCCCTCTCGGAGCCCATGGACCCGGTCATCGACCCGGTCGCGCGCGGTGAGCATGAGCACTGGCGTCTGCTTGTGCGTGCGAATAGCCCGGAGCACGGCGAAGCCGTCCATCTCCGGGAGCATCACGTCGAGGACGATCACGTCATAGTCGTGCTGCAGGGTCAGGGCGTGCCCCTCTGGCCCTGTCCGCGCCACGTCCACCGTGTACCCCTGCTCATGGAGGCCCCGGTGCAGATACTCGGCCGTCTTCGCCTCGTCCTCGACGATGAGGATCTTCATGCCGCCTCGGGGTTGGGAGGCATGAGCCCCATGGTCTGGTAGAGACTCACCAGGCGGAGCGACACGTCGGCGGTCGCCTGCACCGCCTGCAATTCGAGCGTGTAGAGGGTGCGCTCGGCGTCGAGGACTTCCAGCAAGGAGAGGGTCCCTTCGGTGTACTGCCGCCG is a window from the Hyalangium ruber genome containing:
- a CDS encoding IS66 family transposase, which encodes MVRVEQLRDLETAKQVAALLEAENARLHQRLEALVAEVARLKGEDAQAHLQLELTQLKEQLALMQQRLFGASSEKRGARPPKPPRAKPQRGHGPKAQPELKVQEVLLPLEEADRVCGLCGGGLHAWEGQSEDCEEITVVERSFLLRRVKRQKYRCGQGCAPVTAPAPPRLIPGGRYSVDFAVHVALMKYGFHLPLARQERLYGREGLVVEAQTLWDQLEALARHLQKSYEALLAEVFTSPLIHADETHWYLLDKGPGTKWYAWTVASPDTVFHRIYPSRSGATARTVLGDYEGVVLVD
- the tnpB gene encoding IS66 family insertion sequence element accessory protein TnpB (TnpB, as the term is used for proteins encoded by IS66 family insertion elements, is considered an accessory protein, since TnpC, encoded by a neighboring gene, is a DDE family transposase.); this translates as MLTLTRSVRVFAYAAPVDMRKGFDGLSALIEQQLERQLLKGDVFLFVGRCRRRAKVLHFDGTGLVLLTKRLFRGRFARPWCDEGAQAVELTVSELSLFLEGCELAGRWKLSPPAVDEKVLAVGSGL
- a CDS encoding transposase, translating into MELEKELEQFRQEAQRLKAGRRSGSLPFPEALRVFAVRYAEHTVAAGGTVTDAAQKLGVSGPTLYEWRKGRPAGHRRAKPAEKRAALVPVRVGERPARAEVAGVQQVALVSPGGWRVEGLSEEAAVQLLGKLGC
- a CDS encoding S1 family peptidase; this encodes MRMVVMINGASRGKVQFGAGLIIGNVGKVVYVLTANHVLRNDRGKMFDKLKVRLWAPWSKPQWVEAGSLKPLAYDKELDLSVAVFELPESLGNYLSQVSLRCLTDSGNFSERMPVSFIGQGGGIPWFSSTSGNALVRPSSSGERILFESSNVEPGASGGGLFTPQWELMGLVQAVSPKEGQAFPIDKALEWAAARGYPVSLRRHVAIYDFSADPAFIPADSTTTLSWKASYGTACRIEPRVGVVPAVGSVKIDWLTETTRFSLVCSSPNDPLHIVKEVLVALPRSPRIISFVSQNEFEAYDDSPSSVKAKRKADGNVTLTWETEDARRCTLDGEDVPTQGLRIVKPVTARSYTLVCYNEGLVDMRATVAEAINPPVAIQYFGAKPVEDNGSKFLNLYWNVVNGTECRLVGGDLNRDVRPRDTLNVAPPRSSTIYYLRCQGIGGPVSQYITVDAQ
- a CDS encoding DUF5953 family protein is translated as MTATRDCLGIRVFAPALLGNDGRALAIVHGMERAFPGLHLGWKVSEEGRPVALPRRDAWISEVTPDGGFRLVCNGDESYPVTISAWERRAGPEPHAQPLLQVSAELPLDAATIAVAVDMLEEVAEGARALWGHATPDRAVGEIAQQSIRPLQGPPRPPRGLPVLALSERLRAPEIPHCLGWLNYWSAATARWLNFPDPARDAELLSRSRRTATGGWLVRLTDEPLDLDTPVHLDALLRAYERFPEIGGRGTGASGV
- a CDS encoding DsbA family oxidoreductase → MRVEIWTDIVCPWCGLGYHRLEQALARFGHEGEVELVHRSFQLDESARVGVTERVRDMLKSKLGLSDTQVVDMTRRIEQMAQADGLTPYNVLKNRVGNTSLAHEFAAWATELGKGKEVWRLLYKTYFAEARSIFDVDSLAPLATQLGLDATAAREAMTSRRYAGKVIADGREARSLGSGGVPFVVIDRKYGVSGAQPVEVLLEALETAWREKNPQKLVSVAGQSDAGICGPDGCEVPERP
- a CDS encoding heavy metal sensor histidine kinase — translated: MKAAIATRLAVMFAVAALGVFSLVGFALRHVLQRELDRHQLSEVNTRLEYVGMMVARNDSAEKWQSLRSKLDALTPLDGSVRFWVMSPNPRFEYGDAPTMLRERLSTHTGGPFVIDLEGRSMKASSRSFASNGERPAVQVVTAVDSTRFLDTLNAFAGALVALSLAGVALVALLGHRIAKVGLAPLSSLSQEAQSLSPRDLSQRLRLSPLPPELADLVSSFNGALDRVQRAYAQLEGFNADVAHELRTPLANLIGQTQVALAKERTAPQLEETLQSNLEELDRLRAIVNDMLFLARADQGETALHRVQTSAAEEVSKTVEFLEVLLDEAGVSVRVEGDAHAPFERSLFRRAASNLLLNAIEHSERGAEIVVAIAQQESKVRIAVTNPGTPIPEQHLERLFDRFYRVDGARRNSRDNHGLGLSIVRAVAKMHGGTVFATSTAGGNTVGFTLADAPAARAP
- a CDS encoding heavy metal response regulator transcription factor, which encodes MKILIVEDEAKTAEYLHRGLHEQGYTVDVARTGPEGHALTLQHDYDVIVLDVMLPEMDGFAVLRAIRTHKQTPVLMLTARDRVDDRVHGLREGADDYLVKPFSFLELVARLQAVTRRGRAQESTQLRVGDLEIDLLSRKAYRAGSRLELTAKEFALLALLARREGQILSKTVIAEQVWDMNFDSNTNVVEVAIKRLRAKIDGPHERKLLHTIRGMGYVLEVRGDKEAP